In Rhodobium gokarnense, one DNA window encodes the following:
- a CDS encoding uracil-DNA glycosylase, producing MNPATDPDRDCPRCPRLVDFRNTWRGREPDWFNAPVPTFGDLDAEFLVVGLAPGLRGANRTGRPFTGDYAGDLLYATMIDFGFAKGSYEARPDDGLTLMGAAITNAVRCVPPENKPTGPEIKECRPFLIATLGAMPRLKAVLALGRIAHDTMLTTLGERRAAHPFGHGARHDLDGLTLFDSYHCSRYNTNTGRLTEEMFRSVFTDIRAAVDAK from the coding sequence ATGAACCCTGCCACCGACCCCGACCGCGACTGCCCGCGCTGTCCGCGGCTGGTCGATTTCCGGAACACCTGGCGCGGCCGCGAGCCGGACTGGTTCAACGCGCCGGTGCCGACCTTCGGCGACCTGGACGCGGAATTCCTCGTCGTCGGCCTTGCCCCCGGCCTTCGCGGCGCCAACCGCACGGGCCGGCCGTTCACCGGCGACTATGCCGGCGATCTCCTCTACGCCACGATGATCGATTTCGGCTTTGCGAAGGGGTCGTACGAAGCCCGACCCGACGACGGCCTGACGCTGATGGGGGCCGCCATCACCAACGCCGTGCGCTGCGTGCCGCCGGAAAACAAGCCGACCGGACCGGAAATCAAGGAATGCCGGCCGTTCCTGATCGCGACGCTCGGCGCCATGCCGCGACTGAAAGCGGTGCTGGCGCTCGGCCGGATCGCCCATGACACGATGCTGACGACGCTGGGGGAGCGCCGCGCCGCGCACCCGTTCGGCCATGGCGCCCGGCACGACCTTGACGGCCTCACCCTCTTCGACAGCTATCACTGCTCGCGCTACAACACGAACACGGGGCGGCTGACCGAAGAGATGTTCCGCTCGGTCTTTACCGACATAAGGGCGGCGGTCGACGCGAAATAG
- a CDS encoding porin, with the protein MKIKSLLLGAAGALAITGAQAADLPVAPEPVDYVRVCDAFGTGFFYIPGTETCLRVGGRIRADYYVWGTDVTYDRSANALGVFGSARGRNNNYSSTRARAYLRLDSRTNTEFGLLRTYAQVYWTADSYGGTNTTMDYGFIQWGGLTAGRTDSFFQFYTGATYEKLDNSFQDSDTNVLAYTAAFGNGFSASISVEDGTYSRRGVLNGRWSRFVSATGAIPAGVPMDAYGGHWWPDLVANLNVSQGWGSAQVMAALHDVRDGIGGRDDSELGWAVGAGVIFNLPMIAAGDTIALQAAYADGATSYVAPSTNGWRTAYDAARRLGGTFVTTQAWSIGGGITHYWMPNLSSGLTVTYADFDQWDGICVAPRRGCGDFQEWDIQGNLVWSPASGFEIGVEVDYEYVEPDVGDEHDDVVGLLRFQRTF; encoded by the coding sequence ATGAAAATCAAAAGCCTTCTCCTCGGTGCTGCGGGCGCGCTCGCCATCACTGGGGCCCAGGCGGCAGATCTTCCGGTCGCCCCGGAACCGGTCGACTACGTTCGTGTCTGCGACGCGTTCGGCACCGGTTTCTTCTACATCCCGGGCACCGAGACCTGCTTGCGCGTCGGCGGTCGTATCCGCGCCGACTACTATGTGTGGGGCACCGATGTGACCTACGATCGTTCCGCCAACGCCCTCGGCGTTTTCGGTTCGGCTCGTGGCCGCAACAACAACTACAGCTCCACCCGCGCTCGCGCCTATCTGCGTCTGGATAGCCGCACCAACACCGAGTTCGGCCTGCTGCGCACCTACGCCCAGGTTTACTGGACCGCTGACTCCTACGGTGGCACCAACACCACCATGGATTACGGCTTCATCCAGTGGGGCGGCCTGACGGCTGGTCGTACCGACAGCTTCTTCCAGTTCTACACTGGCGCCACCTACGAGAAGCTCGACAACTCCTTCCAGGATTCCGACACCAACGTCCTGGCCTATACCGCTGCCTTCGGCAACGGCTTCTCGGCCTCGATCTCGGTTGAAGACGGCACCTACTCCCGTCGCGGCGTCCTCAACGGTCGTTGGTCGCGTTTCGTGTCCGCCACCGGCGCTATCCCGGCTGGTGTTCCGATGGACGCCTACGGCGGTCATTGGTGGCCGGATCTCGTCGCCAACCTGAACGTCAGCCAGGGCTGGGGTTCGGCTCAGGTGATGGCCGCTCTGCACGACGTGCGTGACGGCATCGGTGGTCGTGACGACTCCGAGCTCGGCTGGGCAGTCGGCGCCGGCGTGATCTTCAACCTGCCGATGATTGCGGCTGGTGACACGATCGCCCTGCAGGCCGCCTACGCTGACGGTGCCACCTCCTACGTCGCTCCGTCGACCAACGGCTGGCGCACCGCTTACGACGCAGCCCGTCGCCTCGGCGGTACCTTCGTCACCACGCAGGCTTGGTCCATCGGTGGTGGTATCACCCACTACTGGATGCCGAACCTGTCGTCCGGCCTGACCGTCACCTACGCTGACTTCGATCAGTGGGATGGCATCTGCGTCGCTCCGCGTCGTGGCTGCGGTGACTTCCAGGAATGGGACATCCAGGGCAACCTCGTCTGGTCGCCGGCTTCCGGTTTCGAAATCGGCGTCGAAGTTGACTACGAGTACGTTGAGCCGGATGTTGGCGACGAGCATGATGACGTCGTCGGCCTGCTGCGCTTCCAGCGCACCTTCTAA
- a CDS encoding alpha/beta fold hydrolase, producing the protein MTARDRDDDRKALLERLRQDLETGWTPVRYESADGLALGGRDYRPAQGTADDDALPLLCLPGLTRNSKDFHVLARALSARDAGARRVVTLDLRGRGVSASDADARNYAPPVEAEDVIKGLDSLGIERAVILGTSRGGLVGTLIALGHPARVAGLILNDVGPVIETAGLKRISDYIVSPWVPSTWEAAAAGQKRQLEAFFPDFGDEDWMRFALQIYADVDGRPAFGFDPQLGATFADISFDKPQPDAWEFFDALAGVPLMALRGALSDILSAETVAEMAARRSDLRVVTVPRQGHAPVLWEDAVIAPIAAFLRECDAKAPDTAVPPAP; encoded by the coding sequence GTGACTGCCAGGGATCGGGATGACGACCGGAAAGCGCTTCTGGAGCGCCTGCGCCAGGACCTGGAGACCGGCTGGACGCCGGTCCGCTACGAGAGCGCCGACGGTCTCGCGCTCGGCGGCCGCGACTACCGGCCGGCGCAAGGCACGGCGGATGACGACGCCCTCCCCCTCCTCTGCCTGCCGGGCCTGACCCGCAATTCCAAGGATTTCCATGTTCTCGCCCGGGCGCTGTCGGCCCGCGACGCCGGGGCCCGCCGGGTCGTCACGCTGGATCTGCGCGGCAGGGGCGTCTCCGCCTCCGATGCCGATGCCCGCAACTACGCTCCGCCCGTGGAGGCCGAGGACGTCATCAAGGGGCTCGACAGCCTCGGCATCGAACGCGCCGTCATCCTCGGCACCTCGCGCGGCGGGCTCGTCGGAACGCTGATCGCGCTCGGCCATCCGGCCCGTGTCGCCGGTCTCATCCTCAACGATGTCGGGCCGGTGATCGAAACGGCGGGCCTCAAACGGATATCGGATTACATCGTCTCGCCCTGGGTGCCGTCGACCTGGGAGGCCGCGGCCGCCGGCCAGAAGCGCCAGCTCGAGGCTTTCTTTCCCGACTTCGGCGACGAGGACTGGATGCGCTTCGCCCTGCAGATCTATGCCGACGTCGACGGCAGGCCGGCTTTCGGCTTCGATCCTCAGCTCGGCGCGACCTTCGCCGATATCTCCTTCGACAAGCCGCAGCCCGACGCCTGGGAGTTCTTCGATGCGCTCGCCGGGGTCCCGCTGATGGCCCTCCGCGGCGCGCTCTCCGATATTCTCTCGGCCGAGACGGTCGCGGAAATGGCGGCCCGGCGCAGCGATCTTCGGGTCGTCACGGTGCCGCGGCAGGGCCATGCGCCGGTGTTGTGGGAAGACGCGGTGATCGCGCCGATCGCCGCGTTCCTGAGGGAATGCGACGCGAAAGCCCCCGACACGGCGGTCCCGCCGGCGCCCTGA
- a CDS encoding 2-hydroxyacid dehydrogenase yields MLSSAPESQLPSVLATRRLPDNVRARLARDYSADLNEEDVVLSREELLRRAEAADALLICPTEKMTAEVIAALPERVKMVACFSVGVDHVDLAAAKKRGLIVTNTPDVLSDATAEIAILLMLGAARRAGEGERLVRSGRWNSWSPTFHLGTEITGKRLGLVGMGRIGQITARRARGFDMEIHYHNRRPLDADLAGDAVFHESLEEMLPLCDVLSIHCPLTAETTGLLNAERLALLPDGAIVVNTARGGVVDDEALIAALKSGKLAAAGLDVFNNEPDIHPGYRELENAFLLPHLGSATVETRDAMGFRAVDNLDAFFAGKTPPDRVA; encoded by the coding sequence ATGCTGTCCAGCGCGCCCGAATCCCAATTGCCATCCGTTCTCGCGACCCGAAGGCTGCCGGACAATGTCCGGGCGCGGCTTGCCAGGGATTATTCGGCAGACCTCAACGAGGAGGACGTCGTGCTGTCGCGCGAGGAACTGCTGCGGCGCGCCGAAGCGGCCGACGCGCTCCTTATCTGTCCGACGGAAAAGATGACGGCGGAGGTGATCGCGGCGCTGCCGGAGCGGGTGAAGATGGTCGCGTGCTTTTCCGTCGGCGTCGACCATGTCGACCTTGCCGCCGCGAAAAAGCGCGGCCTCATCGTCACCAATACGCCCGACGTCCTGTCCGACGCCACGGCGGAAATAGCGATTCTCCTGATGCTCGGCGCGGCGCGGCGGGCCGGAGAAGGCGAGCGCCTCGTGCGGTCCGGCCGCTGGAATAGCTGGAGCCCGACCTTTCACCTCGGCACGGAAATCACCGGCAAGCGGCTCGGTCTCGTCGGCATGGGCCGGATCGGCCAGATCACCGCGCGGCGCGCGCGCGGCTTCGACATGGAGATCCACTATCACAATCGCCGCCCGCTCGATGCGGACCTTGCCGGCGATGCCGTCTTTCACGAGAGCCTGGAAGAGATGCTGCCGCTTTGCGACGTGCTCTCGATCCACTGCCCGCTGACCGCGGAGACGACGGGCCTCCTCAATGCGGAACGGCTGGCGCTGCTGCCGGACGGGGCGATCGTCGTCAACACCGCGCGCGGCGGCGTCGTCGACGACGAGGCGCTGATCGCGGCGCTGAAATCCGGCAAGCTGGCCGCCGCCGGGCTCGACGTCTTCAACAATGAGCCGGACATCCATCCCGGCTACCGGGAGTTGGAGAACGCCTTCCTCCTGCCCCATCTCGGCAGCGCCACGGTGGAGACCCGCGACGCCATGGGCTTTCGCGCCGTCGACAATCTCGATGCGTTCTTTGCCGGCAAGACGCCGCCGGATCGGGTGGCTTGA
- a CDS encoding LabA-like NYN domain-containing protein, translating into MFDPREKIALFIDGANLYATAKSLSFDIDYKKLLAAFQKKGYLLRAYYYTALIEDQEYSSIRPLIDWLDYNGYKVVTKPVKEFFDSSGRRKIKGNMDIELAVDVMELSEHIDHVVLFSGDGDFRSLVETVQRRGRKVSVVSTLVTQPPMIADDLRRQADHFIDLADLIKEVGRDPNDRPQRDRTPRVEEEDEFDDY; encoded by the coding sequence ATGTTCGACCCGCGCGAAAAGATAGCCCTCTTTATTGACGGGGCAAACTTGTATGCCACCGCCAAGTCGCTCTCGTTCGATATCGACTACAAGAAACTGCTGGCAGCATTTCAGAAGAAGGGGTATCTCCTCCGAGCGTACTATTATACCGCTCTGATCGAGGACCAGGAATACTCCTCCATCCGGCCGCTGATCGATTGGCTCGATTACAACGGCTACAAGGTGGTGACGAAGCCCGTGAAGGAGTTTTTCGACTCCTCCGGACGCCGCAAGATCAAGGGAAACATGGACATCGAGCTTGCCGTCGATGTCATGGAACTCTCCGAACACATCGATCACGTGGTGCTGTTCTCCGGCGACGGCGATTTCCGCTCGCTGGTGGAGACGGTGCAGCGGCGCGGCCGCAAGGTCAGCGTGGTCTCGACCCTCGTCACCCAGCCGCCGATGATCGCCGATGACCTCCGCCGCCAGGCGGACCATTTCATCGACCTTGCCGACCTCATCAAGGAGGTGGGCCGCGACCCGAACGACCGTCCGCAGCGCGATCGCACCCCGCGGGTCGAGGAAGAAGACGAGTTCGACGACTACTGA
- a CDS encoding GlcG/HbpS family heme-binding protein yields MQTIKRLSHAEARILIAGARDKAMQIGVPMCISIVDESGNLIAFERMDGGKVHSIQLSMDKAFTAASARKATHEYNAACTPGSLVFGIHTALGGRISVVGGGFPVVVDGEVVGGIGLSSGTPQQDMECAEAGLAAFASA; encoded by the coding sequence ATGCAGACCATCAAAAGGCTGTCGCACGCCGAGGCCCGGATCCTGATCGCCGGCGCCCGCGACAAGGCCATGCAGATCGGCGTGCCGATGTGCATTTCCATCGTCGACGAGAGCGGCAACCTGATCGCCTTTGAGCGCATGGACGGCGGCAAGGTCCATTCCATCCAGCTTTCCATGGACAAGGCCTTCACGGCCGCTTCCGCCCGAAAGGCGACCCACGAATACAACGCCGCCTGCACGCCGGGCAGCCTCGTCTTCGGCATCCATACCGCGCTCGGCGGCCGCATTTCCGTGGTCGGCGGCGGATTTCCGGTGGTCGTCGACGGCGAAGTGGTCGGCGGCATCGGCCTCTCCTCCGGCACGCCGCAGCAAGACATGGAATGCGCCGAGGCGGGCCTGGCGGCGTTCGCGTCGGCTTAG
- a CDS encoding OmpA family protein, producing MANPWKRALVGIGAAALLTALGDLVLLGDVEQDLTARAKSALMQDGQAWADVSLSGRDATLTGTAPSKEALLLALKSVDRVWGVRIAIDKTDILPGQSPYPLTLTRKEDALSVSGYVPRRGARDGILEDVRKIFSDEKLTYDLPLASGAPPGLDNAARFGLDLLKDMTAGEVAIRDRAIAVSGTAATAGTYERLLRTLKTELPLGYTLETTDVAAPPAKPYVWSAEKSGDAIVLKGYVGSNEERQALAKKAESTLRGASLDDTTTYASGPPKGFDAFVAFALDRLSVLDHGSVSLTDAALAITGEAKTIPEHEALLEALKSDLPDGLTLGKVDLLRPLPPLPESDADLAEVPPATWIARRTKDNLILAGAIPDAATKEALDDLVSERFGAVPVIDRQRPAEGMPERFLDAVRAGLAALARLGEGQIEIRTDELTLSGAAYHAAAAESIRDRVLADLPAGFSGNFNGLRIREPGAPVSASRCQQLFSSILRGNRIRFETGSTRIDRDSFGILDHLVFVAQRCPQSRVVIEGHTDSDGSEADNLRLSDWRAAAVVEYLVRAGVEAGRLDAVGFGEDRPVASNDTEEGKALNRRIEFRIVPE from the coding sequence ATGGCGAACCCGTGGAAACGCGCCCTTGTCGGGATCGGCGCGGCGGCCCTCCTGACGGCATTGGGCGACCTGGTCCTGCTCGGGGATGTCGAACAGGATCTGACCGCACGGGCCAAAAGCGCGCTGATGCAGGACGGCCAGGCCTGGGCCGACGTCTCCCTGTCCGGCCGCGACGCGACCCTGACCGGCACGGCGCCCAGCAAGGAAGCGCTGCTGCTCGCCCTGAAATCGGTCGACCGGGTCTGGGGCGTGCGCATCGCCATCGACAAGACCGACATTCTTCCCGGCCAGTCGCCCTATCCCCTGACCTTGACCCGCAAGGAGGACGCGCTGTCCGTTTCGGGCTACGTTCCGCGCCGCGGCGCCAGGGACGGCATCCTGGAGGACGTGCGCAAGATATTTTCCGACGAGAAGCTCACCTACGACCTGCCGCTGGCGAGCGGCGCGCCGCCGGGGCTCGACAATGCCGCCCGCTTCGGGCTCGACCTTCTGAAGGACATGACGGCGGGTGAGGTGGCGATCCGCGATCGCGCGATCGCCGTGTCGGGGACGGCGGCAACGGCGGGAACCTACGAACGGCTCCTGCGCACGCTGAAGACCGAACTGCCGCTGGGCTACACCCTGGAGACGACCGACGTTGCGGCGCCGCCTGCCAAACCCTATGTCTGGTCGGCGGAAAAGTCCGGCGACGCGATCGTTCTGAAGGGCTATGTCGGCTCTAACGAAGAGCGCCAAGCCCTTGCAAAGAAAGCGGAAAGCACGCTTCGGGGCGCCAGCTTGGACGACACGACGACCTATGCATCGGGGCCCCCGAAGGGTTTTGACGCGTTCGTCGCCTTCGCGCTCGACCGGCTGTCGGTGCTGGATCACGGATCGGTGTCGCTGACGGACGCAGCGCTCGCCATCACGGGCGAAGCAAAGACGATCCCCGAGCATGAGGCTCTCTTGGAAGCCCTGAAGTCGGACCTGCCGGACGGCCTGACGCTCGGCAAAGTCGATTTGTTGCGGCCGCTGCCGCCTCTGCCGGAAAGCGATGCCGATCTTGCCGAGGTGCCGCCGGCGACATGGATCGCGCGGCGCACGAAGGACAATCTTATCCTCGCCGGTGCGATCCCCGATGCGGCAACCAAGGAGGCATTGGACGACCTGGTGTCGGAGCGCTTCGGCGCCGTGCCGGTGATCGACCGCCAGCGCCCGGCCGAAGGCATGCCGGAGCGATTCCTCGATGCGGTCCGCGCCGGCCTTGCGGCCCTTGCCCGGCTCGGCGAGGGCCAGATCGAGATTCGCACGGACGAATTGACGCTGTCCGGCGCCGCCTACCACGCGGCGGCGGCAGAAAGCATCCGCGACCGGGTTCTGGCCGATCTTCCGGCTGGTTTTTCGGGAAATTTCAATGGCTTGCGCATTCGCGAGCCGGGCGCGCCGGTTTCCGCCTCAAGGTGTCAGCAGCTCTTTTCCAGCATCCTGAGGGGCAACCGCATCCGTTTCGAGACCGGCAGCACGCGAATAGACCGTGACAGCTTCGGCATCCTCGACCATCTTGTTTTCGTTGCCCAGCGCTGCCCGCAGAGCCGGGTCGTCATTGAAGGCCACACCGATTCCGACGGCAGCGAGGCGGACAATTTGCGTTTGTCCGATTGGCGCGCGGCTGCCGTCGTCGAGTATCTCGTTCGTGCCGGCGTCGAGGCCGGCCGTCTGGACGCCGTCGGCTTCGGGGAGGACCGTCCGGTCGCCTCGAACGACACGGAAGAGGGCAAGGCGCTTAACCGCCGCATCGAGTTTCGCATCGTTCCGGAATAG
- the dapA gene encoding 4-hydroxy-tetrahydrodipicolinate synthase, translated as MFKGSITALVTPMKGGAVDEKAFQDLIEWQIAEGTNGLVPVGTTGESPTLSHAEHKRVVELCIETTAGRVPVIAGAGSNNTAEAIDLAKHAESAGADAVLVVTPYYNKPSQEGLYRHFMAVDAAIGIPIIIYNIPPRSVVDMSVETMARLYNDGSNIKGVKDATANLGRVSDQRRVLGTDFIQLSGEDPTALGFNAHGGQGCISVSSNVAPRLCAQFQAASLSGDFAGALTLQDRLLPLHRALFLEPSPGGAKYGLSLLGKCENELRLPVTPISKTAEKAVAEAMQHAGILN; from the coding sequence ATGTTCAAGGGTTCGATCACCGCGCTCGTGACACCGATGAAGGGTGGCGCGGTGGACGAAAAGGCGTTCCAGGATCTGATCGAATGGCAGATCGCGGAAGGCACCAACGGGCTCGTTCCTGTGGGAACGACGGGTGAATCGCCGACCTTGAGCCATGCCGAGCACAAACGCGTGGTCGAGCTTTGCATCGAGACGACCGCCGGCCGGGTGCCGGTGATCGCCGGCGCCGGCTCCAACAACACGGCCGAGGCCATCGACCTTGCAAAGCATGCCGAGAGCGCCGGCGCCGACGCCGTCCTCGTCGTCACGCCCTACTACAACAAGCCGAGCCAGGAGGGCCTCTACCGGCACTTCATGGCCGTCGATGCCGCCATCGGCATCCCGATCATCATCTACAACATCCCGCCGCGCTCCGTCGTCGACATGTCGGTGGAGACGATGGCCCGGCTTTACAACGACGGCAGCAACATCAAGGGCGTGAAGGACGCGACCGCCAATCTCGGCCGGGTCAGCGACCAGCGCCGCGTGCTCGGCACCGACTTCATCCAGCTTTCCGGCGAGGACCCGACCGCCCTCGGCTTCAACGCCCATGGCGGCCAGGGTTGCATCTCGGTGTCGTCCAACGTCGCCCCGCGGCTCTGCGCCCAGTTCCAGGCGGCATCGCTGTCCGGGGATTTCGCCGGTGCGCTGACGCTCCAGGACCGGCTGCTGCCGCTTCATCGGGCGCTGTTCCTTGAACCGAGCCCGGGAGGGGCCAAATATGGCCTGTCGCTGCTCGGCAAATGCGAGAACGAGCTGCGCCTGCCGGTAACGCCGATCTCCAAGACGGCCGAAAAGGCCGTCGCCGAGGCGATGCAGCACGCCGGCATTTTGAACTAG
- a CDS encoding transglycosylase SLT domain-containing protein: MTAGRHRRAVAVLLLAGLVALPLGATVRAGTFPKVEIAPPGAASLIRISVPRPKPARDPIAATIADTVPLKAPVPQPKPTPPAISHSPAPAPPPATETALPLAATVGQNAADRVAAAKGSLKDGLAALRKGRVGTAIAIHNGMGRNSLNRKILEWQIARSGGREVPSAFITRFAASAPGWPDSRLLKIRAEAALLRENPAPAKVIGVFGRAWPVSTDGTIALARAHRELGRRDDARRLIRDVWRRKRMSKKQQATILREFGRLLNRADHKARADAMLYHDRVTEAERLAGHLSSSERALVKARGAVIRRQRNAGTLLKKVPKSLQRDPSYLYARAQYLRRKDHWTEAGTLLAGAPRDPQALIDPDAWWVERKIVSRKLLELGKPDLAYKVAARHSAESPAKRAEAEFHAGWYALRFLKKPGLARPHFKKILEIGETPITRSRGYYWLGRAEEDLGNKDAAKTAFERAAAYPSAFYGQLARARLGKSSLGLGHPPAASADDRTAFSRNELVRAIKAMADAGHVDLTLPLFMHLSRTLPNAAQAALLTDLAEDYGKHRYALIVGKEAANRWPEAAAIAFPMKAIPAKTKITRGVEKPLVYAVARQESAFDPGAVSHAGARGLLQLLPSTAKATARRNGLPYSKSRLTQDAAYNATLGAAHLGELVGRFDGSYIMTFAGYNAGSRRVDEWVSRFGDPRSSKVDAIDWIERIPFTETRNYVQRITENLQVYRTRLNGSGLQIEKDLRRGG, encoded by the coding sequence ATGACAGCCGGTCGGCATCGCCGTGCAGTCGCAGTGCTCTTGCTGGCAGGGCTCGTCGCCTTGCCGCTCGGCGCGACGGTGCGCGCCGGAACGTTTCCGAAGGTCGAGATCGCCCCGCCCGGCGCCGCGTCGCTGATCCGCATCTCCGTGCCGCGTCCCAAGCCCGCGCGCGATCCGATCGCAGCGACGATCGCCGACACCGTGCCCCTCAAGGCGCCGGTGCCGCAGCCGAAGCCGACGCCGCCGGCGATCTCCCACTCTCCGGCGCCCGCCCCGCCGCCGGCAACGGAAACCGCCCTGCCGCTCGCCGCGACCGTCGGCCAGAACGCGGCCGACCGGGTCGCTGCGGCCAAGGGCTCGCTGAAGGACGGCCTTGCCGCCCTGCGCAAGGGCCGCGTCGGCACCGCCATCGCCATCCACAACGGCATGGGCCGCAATTCCCTTAATCGCAAAATCCTGGAATGGCAGATCGCCCGCTCCGGCGGCCGCGAGGTGCCGAGCGCGTTCATCACCCGGTTCGCGGCGAGCGCGCCCGGCTGGCCGGACAGCCGGCTCCTGAAGATCCGTGCCGAGGCGGCGCTCCTTCGCGAGAACCCGGCTCCGGCGAAGGTGATCGGCGTCTTCGGGCGCGCCTGGCCGGTTTCCACCGACGGCACCATTGCGCTTGCCCGTGCCCACCGCGAGCTCGGCCGCCGCGACGATGCCCGCCGGCTGATCCGCGATGTCTGGCGGCGCAAGCGGATGTCGAAAAAGCAGCAGGCGACGATCCTTCGCGAGTTTGGCCGGCTCCTCAACCGTGCCGACCACAAGGCGCGGGCCGACGCCATGCTCTACCACGACCGGGTCACCGAGGCGGAACGGCTGGCCGGCCACCTCAGCAGTTCGGAGCGCGCCCTCGTCAAGGCGCGCGGCGCCGTCATTCGGCGCCAGCGCAATGCCGGAACGCTGCTGAAGAAAGTGCCGAAGAGCCTGCAGCGCGATCCGAGCTATCTCTATGCCAGGGCCCAGTATCTGCGCCGGAAAGACCATTGGACCGAGGCGGGCACGCTGCTGGCCGGCGCCCCCCGCGACCCGCAGGCACTGATCGATCCGGACGCCTGGTGGGTGGAGCGCAAGATCGTCTCGCGCAAGCTGCTGGAGCTCGGCAAGCCGGACCTTGCCTACAAGGTGGCAGCCCGGCACAGCGCGGAAAGCCCGGCAAAGCGCGCCGAGGCGGAGTTCCATGCCGGCTGGTATGCGCTGCGGTTCCTGAAGAAGCCGGGCCTTGCCCGTCCGCATTTCAAGAAGATCCTGGAGATCGGCGAGACGCCGATCACCCGCTCGCGCGGCTATTACTGGCTCGGCCGGGCCGAGGAAGACCTCGGCAACAAGGACGCGGCCAAGACGGCGTTCGAGCGCGCGGCCGCCTACCCCTCGGCCTTTTACGGCCAGCTTGCCCGGGCGCGGCTCGGCAAGTCGTCGCTCGGCCTCGGCCATCCGCCGGCGGCGAGCGCGGACGACCGCACGGCGTTTTCCCGCAACGAACTGGTTCGCGCGATCAAGGCGATGGCCGATGCCGGCCATGTCGACCTGACGCTGCCGCTCTTCATGCATCTTTCCAGGACCCTGCCGAATGCGGCACAGGCAGCGCTGCTGACCGACCTTGCCGAGGACTACGGCAAGCACCGCTACGCCCTCATCGTCGGCAAGGAGGCCGCCAATCGCTGGCCCGAGGCCGCCGCCATCGCCTTCCCGATGAAGGCGATCCCGGCCAAGACCAAGATCACCAGAGGCGTTGAAAAGCCGCTCGTCTATGCGGTCGCGCGCCAGGAAAGCGCGTTCGATCCGGGCGCCGTCAGCCATGCCGGCGCGCGCGGGCTGTTGCAGCTCCTGCCCTCGACCGCCAAGGCGACGGCGCGGCGCAACGGCCTGCCCTATTCCAAGAGCCGGCTGACGCAGGATGCGGCCTACAACGCGACCCTCGGCGCGGCCCATCTCGGCGAACTGGTCGGCCGGTTCGACGGCTCGTACATCATGACCTTTGCCGGCTACAACGCCGGCAGCCGGCGCGTCGACGAATGGGTCAGCCGGTTCGGCGACCCACGCTCCAGCAAGGTCGACGCGATCGACTGGATCGAGCGGATCCCGTTTACGGAAACGCGGAACTATGTTCAACGTATTACCGAAAACCTGCAGGTGTATCGCACAAGGCTGAACGGCTCCGGCCTGCAGATCGAAAAGGATTTGCGGCGCGGCGGCTGA
- the smpB gene encoding SsrA-binding protein SmpB: MAADKPAPGKLVAENRKARFNYEILETFEAGLSLTGTEVKSLRQGKSNIAESYATEQNGEIFLINGHIPEYLQANRFNHEPRRPRRLLLHRKEINKLIGAIQRDGMTLIPLKLYFNQRGIAKLLLGLARGKKVHDKRETEKKRDWEREKGRLLREKG, translated from the coding sequence ATGGCCGCCGACAAACCGGCTCCCGGCAAGCTCGTTGCCGAGAACCGAAAGGCACGATTCAACTACGAGATCCTGGAGACCTTCGAGGCCGGCCTTTCGCTGACCGGCACGGAGGTGAAGTCGTTGCGCCAGGGCAAGAGCAATATTGCCGAGTCCTATGCGACAGAGCAGAACGGCGAGATCTTCCTGATCAACGGCCATATTCCGGAATACTTGCAGGCCAACCGGTTCAACCACGAACCGCGGCGCCCGCGCCGGCTTCTTCTGCACAGGAAGGAGATCAACAAGCTGATCGGCGCCATCCAGCGCGACGGCATGACGTTGATCCCGCTGAAGCTTTATTTCAACCAGCGCGGCATCGCCAAGCTGTTGCTCGGGCTCGCCAGGGGCAAGAAGGTCCACGACAAGCGCGAGACGGAGAAGAAGCGCGACTGGGAGCGGGAAAAGGGCCGTCTTTTGCGCGAAAAGGGCTGA